The Styela clava chromosome 3, kaStyClav1.hap1.2, whole genome shotgun sequence genome includes the window CTGAGTAAGTTCAAGTACATAAAGCTCAAAGATGAACTGAGTATTAGCAACGTCGCTGCTGGCATCATGGTCGCACTGGTACCAGTAAATATTTAATCTTtcctatttgaaaaatttacatcTGAGatgattaatatatattttattatttacaataACTAAGAGTTGGAATACAATACCATGATCTTTATTCTTATAAATCCACTTGCTATCTTCAGCAGTCAGAAGTTTGTCTTGACCAAATCCTGCATTGACCAGTCCATTCACATAAGATGAAGCCAAGTTCATGCGTGCTGAATCAACATTTGAACCAGATGGTCCAAGTCCAGGTCCTatggtgaattttttttttaacaaacaaGGGTTATAATGAGAGATACTCGCTAAAACCCATCACATTTTGCTGAATGACCATGACAGAGTAAATGcatataaactaaatatttttggGTGCTTTGGAAAAGcatctcaaaaaaaaattaaaaaaaaaattggctgcTAAGAACTTAATTGGTTCTCACTGTTGTTCTCCAGATGAGTTTTGTAGATATCGTCAGGTGTTTTAGGATCCATGATGTCAAGTTCCCTGGAAAAAATGTGAAGAAATAGATCTGATGTTCAGTTATACAATCATTGGCCATCTGTGGGCTCTTTGGCCTAAAAGTTAGCATAATGATCCTAAATATGTTAAACTCACATTATATCGTTATACAATACAAACCTTGCTAATGTGAGAAAGTTGGAATTGAGATGAGTGTTGctcataatttcattcaattcctCAGTTTCATCTAATTCATCGTTCAATTCAAGAAAAACTTGTTGCCTCCCAAGAATGAAAGATAACTGTTTCTGCATAATTCTGCAATGTAAATGATATATTCCACATCAATaatgacaataaaaatataGGATAAACAATGCCTCTACTGAGAATCAATTCCAATTTGACTTcaattttgtacaaaattcaaattagttTCCAGATGTTGAGAATGTCAAATGTTACTATTCATCTCCTACATATATCTATTATTTATATGCCTTCTGCTTTAAACAAAACTCTGCACAAGCAGTGACTGCCAAGTAAGGACCTACTATagtttagaacaggggtgggcaaggtggccagggggccaaaaattttgcccacctagactagTGTGATGTGGAAAGTtgcattttataaacaatatgtacagtgttacaaaaagcaaaaaagtaaaaaacaatAAGCCACATGCCAAAATCAAATTCAATCATTATCTcgacaaattccttgagctattctCTAGctcaaacatcaaaatttggttttagtttgagTTACTTAACGAGCCggattggcccgcgggccgtagtttggccATGCCAGGTTTTGAAGGACTGGAATCTTTCCAGTTTGGCATTGCATACCCAATTTATCATAGCCTGCGTGTGCTCGTATCATAATTAAATCTAAAGCTTTAACCACTAAGCCATTACACCCACTTTTGTAATGTttatgaaatgattgaaaaaatatatttagataatcTACAACATCACTCACGGATCTTTGCAGGATTGAAACAGTTCAGTAATAACATCCATGTCATTCAATTGTAAAGCAAGTCTCATTGCTTCAGCATACCGATCAAAATTTCTGAACAATCTTATAGTTGTCTTCAACAACGTTATATTCTCTGGATCGGGTGTATATGGCACACAGCTGAAatagaaaaaagttttttcgtTGCATCGAATGATATTGAGAAAACCGAATGATAATTTAAAAAGATCTATGGTGTTCATAGTGATATACATTCGAACATTGCTGTCTTGTTATTTTATGGAAAATGCAACAGAATTTACCTTGTTAGATAAAGACAAACTCTCGAAAAAGTACtcttttcaacaaatttatCAAGTAATTCAAGTTTGTTTATTTCCATCAATAAATCACAAGCATCCGTCTCTCCATTGTGCTTCATGTTATAGGGAACAATATcctgaaacaaaacaaatttgaaattataattttataattgatGCTTATTCAAACATTTTGCTCCCAACAAGGCCCTGTGCAAGCAGCCACTGCCATATCACAACAAATATCTCTGGTCCGGCATTGACGACCTAATTTATGATTTACACCCTGAGTGAGGTGGAGGTCATGAGATTTGAacctgagatgtgtaatctgcgatAACAACACTATTGAGCTAATCTATATTTAAGTAGTATCCAATCGCAGAGTCACCGTTTAGACCCTTACATTTCCATCTAGCATTGAAAACCTATATAGTTATCTGTTTATCAATGCCATAGTGGAACTCTTCAATCAATAGTCCTTCCATTCAAAGTGGAGGGTTCAGGACCTTGCTCCGAGCTAACCATGTGTGTAATGAATTGGGTAGAGAGTGAATCGAAAGGATCATGGCTATCATAAAAATAAACGCTTCTTACATATCAGTGTCTGCTTATACAAGGCCTTATTCAGAGTGATAGGCATGAAATAAGCATCACATAAAAAATTAGtcttacaaaaaattaaatttggaataTTGTAAATGTAATCCACCTCTATTAAGTTGCCAAGTGCATCCAACTTCTTAGCATCTGGTTCCCCTTCTGCATCCATAATCTCCTTCCATTCAGAAGCTACCTCGCCTGATAAATGTCTGATGAATAAACAAGTATATTAATAAACAGGACTGAAATTAATTGAAAAGTATTGTATACTTCAATtggtaaatattaaaaaaaattgatttcaattaaTTTCATGAATTTTGAGATTAGAGCCATTAAGGCTTTAAAATTTACAACTGCATCTCTGAATGATTTCTGTAGGTTTTATTTATTCTTCagtgaaataatatttttttttatcgagaACACACCTGACATATTCATGTCCCCAAGATCCAATTTCTTCCTGAGTACCAACGAGTCGATATTTTAAGCATTCTCTTTCTTCTGACATTGTCATTCCTAGCACTGATACAATGTCAGCacaaaatttctgaaaaagGGGTAAAAATACTTTCATTTCAAACAGAAATTTTCCAATCAGACAATGAAGCCTGATTTGTGTACGATTGAGATGGTCCAGTTGTTGCTCCAAATTAAAAAGTTATAAACAGAGGCAGAGCTGTGAACATCTGTTTTGGTGACAAAAACTTTGCGAAtacaaattttctttatttgtcgTAGTCAACTTAGTGCTTTCTCAATTCTCTCAAAAACTTTTTGACTTCTAATATCACCGTCAAAAGTCCAGACTTAGACTCCGATgccaaaagaaaaaaaaaaaaaatcaatcagcATTATAATATAAGAGCAATTTTTCTTCAATGTGATTTATCTCAACAACTGCTATGATTCACTTAAAATATCCTTTCTGACATACTTTGTTTCTGCCATCTggaattttttcataaatttcttTCAAAGTCCCATAATGTGGTCGAAGAAATTTTAATGGTTTTGGTACAGATGTTAATGATGCAGTAGATGAACGAATCTTCGTTCGTAAAATTTCAAGAGCTGAGTGGTATAAAGAAGAGTCATCTTCCTGTAAAAAAAAGTGAAACTAAAAGGATAGGTACATAATTTTCAACAGCAGAGGTAATCATTCTTAAATATAAACTTCGAAAAAGGCAATGTAGTCATTTGTTTACATAATTGTGGTCTAGTGGGGTTGAATCTGAGAACAATTACAAGTTAACCCTTTCCCACCCCCCTAAAAAAAAACTTCGGAAGCGTCCTAGATTTCTGGCACTTTGACAATTTTGGTTTTAATCctttttaatgatttttttaatgatttaatCCTAAAGTGTCATACACAAACATAATTTCAAGTGATAAAtaagtttttattcattttcatagAAGTATTTAAGAAATTTATTGGTTCTGTTATTTGGGTCATCCTAGAAAACAAAGCTTGCACTTCATcacataatatattatactgtaTTACACAATTTCTATTCCTCAAACTATAATTACCGTAAATCATGGGAAATACCTTGTAACTTGTGTTGAATATTGGATATGATTAGAAAATCATTAGTCAAAAGTGAAATCTTATTATAACCATAATAGGTCCACATATCGTATATGCTCGCGAATAGGCCgaatttaaaactcaaaaaaaaaagttgccaaactaagggaccGTTCTCGCATAACTCAGATTGCACCAAAAAATCGACTCATTCGCGCATCAGAATTTTATCACGCAACGAGatgatattatgctgacttgccggtaattccAAACGCTTCAAACCATACCAAGTTCTCACGATGAAAAAGtgtgcacgcacacacacacacgctTGTGAAAGTGGATTGTCTTATCATACAGCATTACACATACAGACAACACAATCAGTTAAAAAAGACTTCAAACCTTCAATCTTTCCACACATAGATTCAATTCATCCAGTAGTTGTTTGTCTTCATCAGTCTAGATTAAAAAagttattatattaataaaagtCAACCAACCGAAGGTGTAAATTTATATaaagcaaaaataatgaaataaaaaaaggatGAAGTAggctaatttattttttaaccaTTCTTGAGGTTTCGTTTCTCCGTGTTCAGGTGTGCAAAGGAGGGGATGTTTTAACTTCAATTTTCTCATTagctaaatatttttacatccttgatttcttatttatataatttttgagaAACCTGATttcacaccgccgagccaaggAGCCTCAAATTCTTCTAGATGCGCATTGATCAATGTATAACCATATATTCTTTATCAAAAGCCTTGCCTCAAAGAGCAGGAAAATATTGAAAGCCAGTGACATTAAGATTACAACTGAAAAAGATACCGGTAGGCTAGAATATGACTAACCAACTCAGGTTCTTTTTCCTCTTTCTTTTCTACTTTGTCTTTTTCATTGGTAGGTTTCTCCGCTGGTGTTTCTTTAGAGGTTACAGGAGCCATTCgtttttcaaactttatttCAACTCAACTACAGTTATCTGAAGTAAACGCACAAACAATCGTGCACTAGTGTTAGCACCAGCAACTCCGAATATTACATGGAAAATAAACATGAGTCATCGTTCAAAACCATGACAagcaaatttgaaacaaatcatATGGTGGcgtaaaaaaaagttttaacaTAAAATTGGGATCCCTAGAAAATTCTGACCATATAATCAAGGAATTTTGACTTAAAATTCTCATTCTAATTCtggaattaattttgaattccaTGAGGACATTTATAAACATTTTCACGCCTATTATTATACTGAATATGTACGGgggtataaataaattaattttttggaGTTCAATACGACACGTTCGCGATAGAGTTGAGATTCAATTTTggcattttaaattctaaaaaaatgttctaaaattctaaaaaaatttacGTATGACAAAATTGATCCAACCCAAATGTTACGTGTTTTTTCATCACCTGTataatttttcagtattttatgtGACGTCTATCTAACTGAAGCCACAAAAGTTGCCACGGGCGCCAGTGCCACCCATGCTGCATCGCGCCTTACTTTCGGTACGATTATTTCCAAAGTGACTGTCACTTCGGTTATTTCTAAGGTTTGGATAGGTTTCATAAACAGGTACGGTAGGCGCTCGTTTCTCAATCAGTTCTcgaaagaaataaaaacatgtGATAAATTTAATGAGGGATAGGGAAATCTGCTTTATGTAGAGATGCCTCTCGCAGTGTGGACGACTTTCTCATTCGAAAACTTGCGATATTCTGCTTTCCTGTTAATTGACTAGCTGgagttatgaaaaaaaaattgttgacaGTTTTAAGCAAAATGGAATTAGCATCACAATTCTCaagtattttgaaaattctaTTGATTTTAATAGGGTACGCAAAGTTCTCTTCCTTCTCTTTTCGTTAATTACTAATCAGTAATAGCTTTCTGCTAGTTCACTATAGATTTGTTTTGTCAATCTCAAGGCAGTAAATGCAGAAGGAAATTTTCTATTATCTTGATCACTTTTTGCTTTTGGGTAATCTTGTCAATTGCTGGGGTCTCGTGCAGTTTCGTACCTAACCTACTTCTACTAGGCGTAGCATATCAATTTTTTCAcctgtcaatcctaacccccacctgactacgccatccaaaaattacgtcactacgacatcacaatcacatcatagagcttgccaaatatacatATGATCGCCCGAagtggcattggcgccgacgataaagagcTGACTGACGtcatcgatctctctcctatcggcaagaaaacgagagaaatagcttttctatttcgggtgctcgtctgcgcgtcttggatggcagttcatatagtttgaagggctatattacgtcactgtgacgtaatttttggatggcgtagtcaggtgggggttaggattgatatgtgaaaaaattgttattctacgcccactagaagtatgtacACGAGACCCAATTGCTGCGGTCTTTAGTTTGATAGTtctaacataaaaaaaaatattagtagtctaattactgaattaataatattttcgtAATAATAACCTATCATTTCAGCAAGCAATTGCCataaatcgtgaacaatatgtTTGCAATTAGACAAACAAGAATACTTTTTAGAACTGATCGATTGCTGAAATGCAATGGTATCGTGCGCAGAGGTAAAGATGCAATGTCTACAGCAGCAGCTCAAGGGATCGAGAAAATCCCACCACCACCGCTAGAAGGAAGTAAAGAATTTCCaccaaaaattgtaaaaatagtCGATGAAATCTCAAATCTTACACTCATAGAAGTATCGGAATTAAACGAACTcttaaaaatcaaattgaatatCAGTGATATTCCAATGATGGTTGGTGGAGGTATTGCTCCCGGTGCCAGTGCTGCTCAAGCGGAAGATGAAGCTCCAGCTTCGAAAGAACAAACTGAGTTCACAGTCAAACTTACTGCTTTCAAACCAGATTCAAAAGTTAAATTAATCAAAGCAATTAAACTTTTAATGCCAAACCTCAATCTTGTAAAAGCGAAAGGATTTGTGGAAAGTGTACCACAAATTGTACGACAAGAAATACCAAAAACAGAAGCTGAGGAATTATCAAAAACATTAACGGAGGCAGGTGGAACTGTTGTTATTGAATGAtctatttatgaattttttttaaaaaagcttTCAAATCATAAAAAGTGGTTATACTTTAGCAAAGGCTTCCAGGAAACTGTTCAGAGAATTACtatatttcaattattgatTTATGTATTTGACATCATTTTAAAGCAGGCAATTGGTCTTTATTACCTTTTTTGATCTTTATTAGAAACTGAACCAAACGTGGCAAGGTCTGAAAATTGTCCATAGGCAGAGCTATACAGTCATGCTTTCATTGGAGGTTCAAACtgctgggtgaaaccgcgggccgaaCCTTTAACTAAGCATGCTTAACCGTATATTGAATGAggtttgcaaaattttgaaaatcctaaattcagattttttttcaaactggatttgaatataatttttcccTTGACACCATAACCCTGGTGGTAACTTCGGTCAAACATGGACGATTTGATATCAACAACAAAACTTTAAACCTAGCATAGTGTTTCCCAACCAGAGTCCGCAAAGgcatttgaatgagtccgcaacgagccagaaattcactgcgggccgcaaacgtttttttttgcaaaagttaactatcagccaagtaacgatttacgttaaaattcacataaaacataaaaagcaagtttatccacataacattaatcaagtCAATTATTACTAGTTACTGAGTatggctgggcatatattcgaatattcaactattagaatagcaattcactattcgaaaatttggtaacaggtgacgcgacaggtcaaaacgattggatttcacaactcacttgcgaatTTCTGACGAAAACCCGAGCACACGTATAGTGTTACTAGCGAGTTCAAACaacgaaaaattattttttttagtaggtgtcaatggtggcaacccagaTTTTCTGAAttaaaaagcggcaatacaaaaaaactgaaaataaaacggagaacacgataacttttgttttatgattgtacgcgaccgattaaaaacgcttcttTAGACATCGCAAATCGCAGAATTTCGGGTGATACtttagtatatgtaccagggcattttcccttaggcctccacattggtacgtacagtactggagagCCGTAAGTGCTTTAGACATCGCAAATCGCAGAATTTCGGGTGATACtttagtatatgtaccagggcattttcccttaggcctccacattggtacgtacagtactggagagccgtaagtgttgtacgaacagctcagatttgttgaattcacaaaaatacgaataaaaacaaaatataatcgggcacattatcacacatttttgtgtccacggattgttaTGGTATTTTCTgattagtattgcttttattttgtcaacacaaccgcagattaaaatgatcactattaaattaatataccggtactttaaatatattttttaataagtactaaatcaagttgtactttctggaaatttatagcagatagtaggatttttctaacgacgataacaaatttgcatGATCTCTaagaatatatatcaaaactaaatataatcgggcaatatgtTAGCAGATTgctgtggcattttaaagaagtacaAGTGATGCTATCATCTTGTAGTAAGTAGACTCAACCTCTAGTTACCATGaatagaaaaacattttaaattctcgttgtcatgaattgaatatagtGCGaccattatacactaaaaaaatcGACTCTTTTTACGGACGCGTAATTGCCGCGAAATTCCGATTTTCAAATTCGTtcgcttcttcacacagagtatgGTTGCAATAATTCCACCTCGATTCTAAGTTGCTACTTGCGAGAAAGGTAAGGTGTGTTTTTCAAGTGGGTTCCCTAAGGAGATCAATCTGGATAAGACATCTGCCGAACCACCAACACTAACGGAGATGTTATATCATTTACCTTAAAAAATGTTCTACTCTTATTGCAAAACTTACTTGCGAGTCTGTGACCCAAAACCGTGAATCGAGTTGTCTTATATGTACTTCTGAGAACCTGTATTTGTATCACAATTAATTACAATAATACGATTTAAGTAATACGagcgtattaatttaatttagacACCTTCCCACAAGGACACAGAGTTTTGTTACAAGATACAAATTTACATAACTCTACAATATTAAACAACAAATACTTAGGTAAAAGCATTCAGACACAGACTTCATTGCTACACATTTTGAGTCAGATTATAGAATCCACTTTTCATTACCTTGATTCTCTATTGGGAGAATTTTCAGTTGATTACAATATCTTTGTCAAGAATGATGCGATATTTGGGTCATGTCAAGTTTGTTCAAGGATTGGTTTAGTTTCTCCAAGTGGTCTTATTTACACTCAGTTGGGACCCATGGCACGTGGCACAATGATTGCAAGCTCATTATCCATGGAGcccattaaaaaaaataccCAATACACCAAACATTTACAAACATAATAGGGAACTTTTGTTGACATAGCTTCTATAATTTCATTAGAAAGAATAAAATCTGAAACttttatattgaataaatattgctCTTCGGAAGTTGGATTGATAACGGTACAATTATATTGAAACCACGTTAATTCATTATCTTCCGTCTACCATGGATGGATAAGACCAATCTTTCAATGGTTGAAAGGTTCGTTTCACAACAACAGGTGACACCCATTTGACAAGATAATATGGACCACCAGGCTTGTCATTGGTGCCAGATTTCCTCGCTCCCCCGAACCATTGCTGTGCAACGACGGATCCTGTTGATTTATCATTTATATACAAGTTTCCAGTAGCATTACGCAACACATCTTTTGCCTCGTCAATAACAgttctgaaaatatatatggTAGTTGTTTATTGTCATGGGTCTGACAGCTAGAAAGTACAAGAGTCACACATAA containing:
- the LOC120342428 gene encoding large ribosomal subunit protein bL12m-like, with the protein product MFAIRQTRILFRTDRLLKCNGIVRRGKDAMSTAAAQGIEKIPPPPLEGSKEFPPKIVKIVDEISNLTLIEVSELNELLKIKLNISDIPMMVGGGIAPGASAAQAEDEAPASKEQTEFTVKLTAFKPDSKVKLIKAIKLLMPNLNLVKAKGFVESVPQIVRQEIPKTEAEELSKTLTEAGGTVVIE